In the genome of Triplophysa dalaica isolate WHDGS20190420 chromosome 17, ASM1584641v1, whole genome shotgun sequence, the window aaaaaatatctgCATAACATTATCAGTGTAGTCTCATGAGACTCTACATGGTTTTATTCAAATCATCTGCCAGTACAAAAGaggcacacacgcacagaaaTCTTAACACCGGATCAACCAATGTCTACTTTTTCAGTGTGGGTAAGTGCCTGCTAATGTAATGAGAGTAGTGAGAGTATTAGCAATATTAGTCATATTTACAGATTCACAAATCTTATAAACCTGTTTCAAAGAAACAATCGCAAATACTCTCTAGCACACAGTggagtttttttaatgtctgtAGCATGTAATATAATTGTAGTTTTGCTGTTTTAAGAATTACAGATATGCAAGTATGACTTAACATACAAGTATGTTAAATCTACTGAATCTTTATGTGCTGCTATGCTCAAAAACGAATAGTACATTTAGctttaaacacaaatgtacatacgcaacttttacatttttatatatatctataaatgtatattgtacATATTGTACATTGTATATTAAGGTTAGCCTGTGATACACTATTAGCAACTGCAACCATAGGGCATCACAactacaataaggttgtatttaacTTTAGTACtaattaacattagtaaatgctttagttaacatgaactaacaaaaAGCAATATATACTTTAcagtattaatgtttgtttatgttagtaATGCCAAAACAATGGTTTATGTTCATGCACTGTgtaaactaatgttaacaaatataattttgcaattgttaaaatgacaaatccagcattatggatgtgaggTATTCGGTCAAAAAATATGAgcatgtatttattaccaacatattgaatcatctgtctatattttacttaaaccctgatgatagagtccaGATATCAGAAAAATGTCAGACTATGGACGAGTTTTCTGCTTTAAAAGAGAATCATACATTGTGGATGTAGCAAACATTAATTggatttctgtaaattaaaatgtgcaaaccagaaGGAAtaaatacccaacaaatggtaTTGATACTCAACAATTGTTTTCATCTACctatttatgaggaatatggagcGTTATGGATGTAATAATTCActctataaaaaaaattcacatttgttaaaacaacaacaaaaatgcttaaaaaaactAAGAGAGACTTCACATGGACATTTAAACCATCAAATATTGACAAGTTACCAGCACAGTAAAAACCTTTATGaacatttggatttttttatcttaaggTTGAACTTTCCATGGAATtgcccaaaatgtaaaaatacagtaatgtTTAAATGATCATGGTGACGTTAACTAAGATTACTATACGCTCCAGAAGTATTGATCAATGCTAGTTCATGATAACAATAGTTAACTTCTATAAGAAATACAACCTTACTGAAAAGTGTTATCATAATTAGATTGCACAAAATGGCAATGTAAAACTGTTATAGgggaatattaatttattcaacCCTTTAACAACTTATGACTAATTTCAAttgaaaaatgcttttaaaatacaAGCAGATATTTGTCAGGGGTTAAGGAATGGCACAAAGTTGCTCAGAGGGGAGGTACTTGGACAGGCTGGTACGAGAGTGTGTGTCCTGCAGCGAGCTCTGTCGTAATTCTGTGATTCTCCCACGCTGCTCAGAATATTGTGGTAAGTAAACTGTCTTTAAAACATAAGGTTAGGGAATATGAAGTTAAAGACAACTATGATGAAATATGGTAGGTTTCTTTAGGAATAACTAACAAAAGGGATTAAGCACTTAATTTACTGTCACTTTATTGGACAATGTCTTTATTATGAAAAGTAGCTTTAATAGGATATAAACACAGTACGATGCCAATTTTGAGCACGATTTcacataatatttaatataaataattgtttatgcATATACAGCTGCCTTTGCATTCGTGCATGAAGAACCTTTAATACTGTGTCTGCAGTGGCCTGGAGATGCAAATCTGTGCCTGGTCAGTTCTATGACAGACTGCTGAAGAAGTGTTTGAAGTGCTCTGATATGTGTGGCACTCACCACTCAGCCTGCTCAGGAGTGTGCAAGAGTGAGTAACGCACATACGGAACGATTTCATAGATTGAGTGCATAAGAAGCATATTAGCTCACAGGTATTACAGATTGAGAGAAGATCCGATGCATGTATTCATGACTCACTTTTCAATCAATCACATTTTAGAAGTGAATTTCACATGAAGCCATTATACTGTTAGTCCCGCTATTACAAAATATCATTCAATTATGTGATGTACGTGTTGACTACAAGCCAGATATATCCTAGACAGACAGCAGGAGACACCACACTACCTGCATCCATGCAGCTCCCTTAGATCTACAATATTAATTTAGTGAAattctgtattttaaaattgtgtttctttTGGATACtctttgctgtttatttaagaTAAGATACATCTTTTACAGCCATGGTGATATCTGCCAAATAGGCCTATTTTAACTGATAATGAATAGAAAGTATACCTATGGTGCGTGGTTGTGTATTATCAAACTAGCAGTAACgtttaaaaaacttttgtcaCACAGCAACAAACGCTTTGTCCATGACGCAGAGGCCTAACCGTGTGTCTGCAGTACAGCTTTTCACCACCAGAGGACGGTCGGCAGTCCGATCAGAGCTGTACTCAGAGGTGCTGATTTATTCTCTGCTAGGTCTGTGTGTAGCAGTACTCATGTGCACTCTGACCGCAGCCGTACTGGTTGTGCTAAAGAGAGCAAAGAGCCACCAAAAGGAGAACCAGCAGCCAAACAAACATGGACAGTCATCTAAAGGTGAATGATAATAATATCTAAAACAGATTAATACACTTTTTATCAACATAATAAACCTGGTTTGTTTCAGATTCTCTGATGGCTCGGGGTGATAATGTATCTCAGGAGGGCAGTGTGAATCAGGAAAGACCGAAGGCAACAGAAACCTGTGTTTATTGTTTCTCTGACCACACGAGGGCGCCACACGTGGTTTACCAGCAGGCCGGACCTCAGCACTCTGCTCCCGGCGCATGTCAGGACAACCGTCGCCAAGACAACCATTACCACGACAACGGACCGCTTAATCATCCAGCTAATATTAATTACGATAAGACAAGATCCTTCGGAATTATATGTTCACCTACACAAACAAGCATGTGAATATCAGATCAGACCAAATATTTGTGCTGTATGTTAAGGCTATAGACTGAATGATGTTTGGTTGAATATTAAAAACTGGTTGTATtgcacatgtttatttctttaattccCATGGAAACTGAAATGTAATTTAGTTTTAACAAACGCTACATTAAATAAAGCACTGATTGCCAACATGATGGACGGGTCCTAGTATTTTTTACAGGTTCAAAACCTACAGGCATTTACAAATATTCTATATTTTTCAGCCTTGAAAATAAaccatgtttataaataaaataagtgaaaattatatttcctttataaacacacaatttaCATAGAttgaaattaatattataaatctTAAAGGCTTTTATTCAGTTACGTTACATgaagtaatttcattttttcttaataattttaaacaaataaatttgtTTAGGTAATCAGTTTTGTATCATTCTGTGATTTTCTAACAATATTTCCAATACATGtcaataaaaatactatttcaatttgcctttatttgcagaaaatgaaaactggagaaaaagggcaaaataacagaaaatatcgTTTATTTTCTGggtatttttttcagacctcaaatactgcaaataacACAAGTTCATATtccattttaaacaattcaacagtatttttgtacatgtatttggGGAAAAcatatgtgataacctggatttttatcagttttcatgtgttttgtcatgctgtAAGTCTCTcactgaggtgctatatagaaccgctgaagaaccatacagCGGCTTAACAGGTTCTTTATACGGAAAGCTGTGCTTTATAGCACGTCAACGAAtctctgaagaaccactgaatcCCCAAAATATGGTGCTATATGGGCCATTCTACAGAATTCGTTCAAACTGCTGccccacataaaaaaaaaacatttaaaaagcattcaagTATTCAAATCTTAGTTGCTTCCTAAGATCCTTCTATCATCTTTAGAAAcccacaataatatttataataccagtaagtttatttatagaatatttattaaatattttattctcaaaaaTGTGACccgaattttcatgttttagtCCATTGGCTGAGATTGATTTTAGCCACACCCCTACGTTTTTGATCATGACTGTGTTCTTCTCTCTAATAAGCTACATTGTAAGTAGATAGACTTTCATTTTGAAGTAACTCTGTTCAAAAGTGAATAGGAATATCACTACCAAACTATCTTTTGTCTGCAATCAAGCAAACctttttgggcattattccataaaatgcagttttatgaGTGCATTTGTTCAGGACTGTGCTTGCAACCATGTGCTGATTAGCATTTTTGAGGAAGGCgcaaaaatattcaaaaatttTCACCACCAAAACAGTATCCACGGTATCCGTTGTTTCGGTAGTGACAAAAATtgtgaagaaaaagaaacaatccTTTTTggggaaataaacaaaactccATACTGTTATGCGAATCAttagtattttaaaatgctttaaaagtgATGCAGTATGTTTGCTGTAGGCTTTCTATTAGATGTGTTTCTGCTATATGTGCTGGCTGCAAATGTGCAATATAGTTAATTATTTGTATCAACATAAAATGTTGAAAGTCTGATTCAGCTgtgcaaattaaatattgtgatcACTTCCAAAACATTACATCACCAGGGatgttttgtcaaaaataaaggATATTAAATGATCAATTAAGATGTTATCATGGTGTTTGGTTCaatgtatatataaactaaTGAATCCTTTACTTTGTACAAGGCATACAATTCATCAAACTGAATTCAAAGAAAGATTGGattcaaaattcaacaaatctcATGAATTACACTTGAAATTGTAAGACTTTAGCACAAACTTTCTGAAATTacaatatgaaaattaactGCACAGCTACTAGAACTGTGTGCCTTCGATATCATAAAATTTTCCGAAAACATTTCTGGggaaaaaaaatctacttttttcAAGATGTTTCAAACTCTGATTTTGCCAAAATTCTGTAGAATGGCCCATATAGGcctagcactaaaagtggttcccctatgattacgagcaaagaaccacttttagtatATATTGCAACATGTTTTGATCACattacatctagaaatgctgattacatgaaaatttggaatggccTCTAAAATTTCACATCGTATTAATCTTATATATagttgattaaaaacaaaaatatttttattcacatttttcttttaatctaATTCATACTTGATAcagttatttttatatgttagttACTCTTCACTTCCTTGTAACTCTTCAGGAGTCCTCAGACCCCACTTTACAACCCCTGCTCTAAACTTCATGTAACGGAACAGAACAAACCACACAGCACCTTTTCCACAATTTTTTCCATCGATTTGTTTTACATACATTACATACATACTATACATAGATAcataattaacatttataaaatcctCCCCAGTCTTTTAGCATCCAGTTCAAACGGCATGCCAAGTTTGAGTACTGATTcagtacacacatacacacacacacgttaacAACACCAACACACAGGTGCCCACATACCtgcatgcgcgcacacacacactcaggtaGTACACATATACAGAGGTGTGTACAGATATGCATACGTGCGCACCCACACACTCGCGCACGCAACTGGAGCAACATTTTGCTGAGAATAACACTGCTGAATCAAGCCATGATGGCAACAGGCATTACAGGaaagtaaagaaaaacaaattttcattCACAATGCATCTGAAACGTGACAAGCCTTCACGACCATACCTGTAGCAACATATCGGCAACTGAAACTTTcatgttgaacaaaaaaaaacaaagatgcaGCAAAGCTATATCTCTCGCAGAAACACCTTCTTTCCATTCATGGTGAAGACTTACAGCACATATAAGAGAAGAGAATGGCGGTGATGGGGACACAGGACATGTAAACAGGAAATTAATgacttataaaaatatatttatatatatttacgtgtgtgtgtgatacatTTTTAGCCCCCAACCAAACGAAAAAGGAAAGTGAAAAAGATGAGGCCATAGAGTTGAAACACtcttgaatgaaaaaaaaaatagaaaaaagtgCTGGACACTGACGGTATTTCCAAACTCAACTAAGAAATAACAATATATGATTACATTAAAGTTCATAATACCTCTTGTCTTTCTTTTGTATTCAGTACATCAATAATGCATACAAAGAAACAAAGGAATATTTTCCCTCATATACTTCTTGAAACATTTGGATGATAAATGGTGCTGTGAAGTACATAAATGTTTCATAATCTTTGTGAGAACAGATAGGTAAAAATACAACTAAGAGAAAAATGAGATTGTGACGTTAAAGGAATAGAGCTCCTATAAAATGagaactgtcatcatttatttacccttatgttgttccacATTTATGACTCACTGCtgttaaacagattttttaaaatatgttttaatattctgCTTTTCAACATTAGGAAATCATAGAGGACTGGGGCTGTCGAACTCCGAGATGATAAAAACATGGTCCATGCAACTTGGGTGCTATATTCCAAGAGTTAATGCTTCAGTTTCACCAATGATGAATTTTGTGcgaaatttaataaaaaaatctttgcattCTTTTCACATTCATGAATGTTCTTGAGAGAAATTACAAAATTGGTGACCGTTTTGCTAACAACTTGTATGTAAAGTGAATAGCATTGTTTTTTCACACAAAGCTATTAGACAGCAAAACTTCAGAACACTTGAATTATAGTTGTGTAAACCACGGATgacattttaatgcaattttttacCATATTAAAGCTTGACACAGCCAGTCCCTGTACACTTTCATTTAATGATAATAAGTGTCCACTAAACCTCTTGTGTATCCGCAGAGGAACAAAGTGAGgatgagtaaaagatgacaacTTTTTGGGGTGTGGTGGGATATTGTAACCATTCCTTTTAAAAACAGGTTAAATGAGATGTCCGTCCGTCTGTCTCCTCTATCTGTAGTGAGAGAAAAGAGAATAGGTGGAGGACTCCTCATCTTTAATGCCTCCTCTTTCATCTCTTTCTCCGTCCATCAAGTATGCTCCGGTTGCTCAGTGCAGATTGGTTTAGcggtgtcattttatttttaattctttagTTGTTATGGTTTTCTTTAGTTAGAAAGGctgcattttttgtttgaacCATCTTCTGTTCTTGCTAGCTCTCCCGGGATGAACAAGTGTCAGGCTGGGTGCTTTATGCtgctttgtttctgttttccaCCCCACCTTCACTCATATGATCTTCCCTTCACAGCATTCGTCTCGGACCACTTCTGGATCTGGGAATTATTCATATTCTAGGAACTGTTTATGGTAGAATAACAAGTACCTGTAACAACAAAAACTTGGTTTTAGAAACAACTGCTCTTTTTACAgagaacattttaacaaaaatgataagCACATAATAATTCAAtgttaatgcatttgtaaaaatTGTAAACCTTCTcccaatattttaaataaattaggaCAAAATGCATGTGGATTCTTGTTGTCAAATGTACTGCAGCAAAACTGTAGTAAATGTGATGAATTACACCTGTGGTAAACAGATCTTGGTCACCATGGACTGCCATAGAAGGACAAAGTGGTAGTCAAAAGtctcccagaactgtttggtttcctacactcttcaaaatatcttattttgtgaacAACGGAACtaagaaataataaagtaattttcctATAATGGTGGTAAAAAAGAActttgggtgagtaaatgaaaacagaatcttcattgttgggtgaactatccctttaaatacaataacattcacatatttttaGGTGCGGCCTGAGCAAATACTTTTAGGGGCGactgtatgtatgtacatgCTAAATTGAAGACTGACCCCTCACTGTCCAGAACATCTTTAATGCTGGCCTTAGTGATGATGGCGTCATCACATTTAAACCACTGGTCCTTGTGCTGACGAATGAATGTGGTGTAATGGCCGCTTTCCAATGTGCCCTGATGATTCACCACTGCGAAGAGAGAATACCTGCATgcatgagagagaaagagagagaggttaaATCAGTGATTTCACACAGACAAATACATATTATATTgaagtgtgtatatatgtatatatacacagtatacaggaaaaattaagagacaatTTCAGATAGGCCTGTAGCGACGCGTCGATGACGTCAACATCATATTTTTGCGTCAACGCTTCGTAGCAGCTTGCCACACACATGTGGGAgaccaaaacatttaataatcaaataaaaaaacaatcaaatttaGTCCCAAACGTCAAGGTGTCGTTATTTGCGCTCTTTTGTCAAATGGAGTTTGCATATCACGCcagcacaacagcaatgttggAGCATCTGAAACGGAGGCACCCCATTGTCACTCGTGAAGGAGACAATAAAAAGTACGTACTAACGTTGGCtaaattaattacatgtttgtgtagtgtagctTGAGCTCTCTGCACTTCGTTGGTGCTAGCTAACTATCTAAGCTCTCTAACGTTTGTTATCATCTAATGTCTGCTTGAATGGAAGCTAGCTTACGGCAGCAGAACACCGCATCTATAGTAGCTAACGCTAGCTAACGTGAACGCTAGCTACTAATATAGCGcgaacaaactgcacagagagcTAAGATACGTTGGTTAATTGGTAAGTCTAGCACCACCAAAGTGCACAGCTGCTAGATAGCCACGttagcattcaaataaactaatCATAGCATGGCACTACAATGAGGTTAAGAGTAGATTTAAAATACCCCACAATCATAGCTGTTGTTCTAATATGCAATGCTTTCGTGTTTTCTAGGACAAAGCAAAGAACCTTAGCGTCCTATTTTGGGAAAAAGATGCAATGCACGTAaaatatatgcaaaaacaggaattttatattgtgttaaacactCAGGAATGTCTATACTGTGCAcagcacagtgtttttttttgcactacAACTTTAGAATTTTTTGAACAAGAGAGTTGTGTTGGTACTGTAAAGAGTAAACAGGCTGGTCTTTCATTTAGTATaacagtaaaattattttatttattttattttattttgtgaaaagcagaatattttttgctgtgcaaaactgttgtttaataaagtatattattaagatttttttggtaTTTAATTGAGAtacattatggtttttattaattgagcaacagaaaaataatcgttagattaatcTTTTAAGCAACATAACAGTTATATTTGTCCATGTATTTAGGgaaagtttaaatataaaaactaaacctctctcttttttgcaacaggtattgttctggcttttgtggaaactaCTAACTTGGTATTAGCACATACTGATCCAAGATAGCACCGCAGATGGCTAAAGTTTTGTTAATTTgtcctgttttatgtttttcagaTACATTCAACAACATTGTGCAACAGCTCGCCAATCAGGAAAAAAAATCAggaaacaaaagacaagaaaatGACCAGGCACAGATGGCATCTCCCCAGCCCATCTTAAAAGCTGTGCTATTCAACTGGCCGTCATCTTCTCACAGATCTTCAACAGATCATTGGAGCTGTTCACAGTTCCGTCCTGTTTCAAGCACTCCACCATAATCCCCATCCCGAAATCACAGGACTGAATGACTACAGACCCGTCACTCTCACATCTGTGGTCATAAAGTCATTCGAGAGGATGTCTGAAGGATATCACAGAACCCTTACTGGACCCCCTGAATTTACCAAGAGAGCAAACAGGTCTGTTGAGGATGCAGTTAACATGGGGCTGCATTTTGTCCTTAAACATCTGGATAGACAAGGGACCTATGTGAGGATCCTGTTTGTGGACTTCAGCTCCGCTTTCAACACCATCTTCCCATCACTGCTTCAGACAAAGTTAACCCAGCTATCTGTTCCTAGCTCTATCTGTCAGTGGATCACCAGCTTTCTGACAGACAGGCAACAGTTATTGAGGATCAGGAAACTCACATCCAGCTCCCGCCAAATAGGCACTGGAGCCCCCCAGGGGTGCGTTCTCTCcccactgctcttctccctGTACATAAATGACTGGACTGCCAAGAACCCATCTGTCAGACTTCTGAAGTTTGCAGAGTTTGCATTGGCCTCACTCAGGAAGGTTATGACTCTGCATACAGATAGGAGGTTGAGCAGCTTGGCTGTCTGGTGCAGTCATAACAACTTGGGACCTGAACACGCTTAAAACAGTGGATACGATTGTAGACTTCTGGAGAAACCCCACTGCTCTCCCCCCTCTCAccatcatgaacagcactgtggcaGCAGTCATTCATGTCCTGGGCACCACCAcctctcaggacctgaagtaGGGCTCCATTGCTGAAAGCCCAGCAGAGGTTGTATttcttacatcagctgaagaagttcaacctaccacaaactctgttaaaacagttttactcagcagtcatagagtttgtcctctgcacatccatcactgtcttgtttggctcagccacaaagtcagacatcagaagatggttcggactgctgagaagatcattggtgctcccctgcccaccgTCCAAGAACTGTATACCTCCAGAGTGAGGTAAAGGGCTCAGaaaaatcaccctggacctcccaagccatcatctcttcacaatgctgccgtctgATCGGCGCTGAAGAGCACTGAGatccaaaacaaccagacacgaAAACAGCTTCTTCCTTCaaacctcttgaacagttaaatgttttttacccactgtgcaattaataactctgtgcaataataattaaGAGCAAAATAGTTATATCCTCCATATAATACACCaactattatttatttctgcTGTATATAGCACATACCTTGTACTACAAtggtctattcttattttttacttgtacatactCCGATACACGCATAGCTTAACTCTCTGTCTTGCCATGTTGTCAgtgtttcacattgctgttagaTGAATATGTAACTCCtgagttttgattttattgagaTACAACAAACTGGAATGCCCACAATACATCttgaaatgctgatttgaaatgtttttttttttcaacggCTGCATATAAAAAGGT includes:
- the LOC130438875 gene encoding tumor necrosis factor receptor superfamily member 13B translates to MAQSCSEGRYLDRLVRECVSCSELCRNSVILPRCSEYCVAWRCKSVPGQFYDRLLKKCLKCSDMCGTHHSACSGVCKTTNALSMTQRPNRVSAVQLFTTRGRSAVRSELYSEVLIYSLLGLCVAVLMCTLTAAVLVVLKRAKSHQKENQQPNKHGQSSKDSLMARGDNVSQEGSVNQERPKATETCVYCFSDHTRAPHVVYQQAGPQHSAPGACQDNRRQDNHYHDNGPLNHPANINYDKTRSFGIICSPTQTSM